One window of Pseudomonas urmiensis genomic DNA carries:
- a CDS encoding PQQ-dependent sugar dehydrogenase, with protein sequence MNPRYPLTALSMALLLSACGGEGDAQQTYGADPKLPDPQRGLLPSMKIAQPTAWGEQKPTVPQGYSISAIATDLRIPRQTLVLPNGDILVAEGRGGSAAKLKPKDVIASSIKAKGNTQVKGGNRLTLLRDADGDGNYELKTVFAENLNAPYGLAFAEGKLYVANQDALVRFDYSEGQTQASGPPSKVTDLPAEINHHWTKALTISPDGRYLYVGIGSNSNITERGMEAEIDRAMVWQIDAQTGAHRPYATGLRNPTALTIQPGTGQLWTVVNERDELGPDLVPDYLTSVKEGGFYGWPYSYWGQNVDPRAQPQNPDKVAAAIKPDYSLGSHVAALGVDFSLPAMGEAFADGVFVGEHGSWNRPNPVGYKVIFVPFSNGRPAGEPVDFATGFRGEDGKTRGRPVGVTVDPRGALIIADDLANTVWRVTRNQ encoded by the coding sequence ATGAACCCTAGATACCCACTGACTGCCTTGAGCATGGCGCTGCTGCTCAGCGCCTGTGGCGGCGAAGGCGATGCCCAGCAAACCTACGGCGCCGACCCCAAGTTGCCCGATCCTCAGCGCGGCTTGCTGCCGAGCATGAAAATCGCCCAGCCAACCGCCTGGGGTGAGCAAAAACCGACCGTGCCACAGGGCTACAGTATCAGCGCCATCGCGACTGACCTGCGGATTCCGCGCCAGACCCTGGTGCTGCCCAACGGCGATATTCTGGTGGCCGAGGGGCGCGGCGGCAGCGCCGCGAAACTCAAGCCCAAGGACGTTATCGCCAGTTCGATCAAGGCCAAGGGCAATACCCAGGTCAAGGGCGGCAACCGCCTGACCTTACTGCGCGACGCCGACGGCGACGGCAACTATGAGCTCAAGACCGTGTTTGCCGAAAACCTCAACGCGCCCTACGGCCTGGCCTTTGCCGAGGGCAAGCTCTACGTGGCCAACCAGGATGCGCTGGTGCGTTTCGACTACAGCGAAGGCCAGACCCAGGCCAGCGGCCCGCCCAGCAAAGTCACCGATCTGCCGGCCGAGATCAATCACCACTGGACCAAAGCCCTGACCATCAGCCCTGATGGTCGCTACCTGTATGTCGGTATCGGTTCCAACAGCAATATCACCGAGCGTGGCATGGAAGCCGAGATCGACCGGGCGATGGTCTGGCAGATCGACGCCCAGACCGGCGCCCATCGGCCTTATGCGACTGGGCTGCGCAACCCGACCGCGCTGACCATCCAGCCCGGCACCGGGCAGTTGTGGACGGTGGTCAACGAGCGCGACGAGCTGGGCCCTGATCTGGTGCCCGACTACCTGACCTCGGTCAAGGAGGGCGGTTTCTACGGTTGGCCCTATAGCTATTGGGGCCAGAACGTCGACCCGCGCGCGCAGCCGCAAAACCCGGACAAGGTCGCCGCAGCGATAAAACCGGACTACAGCCTTGGCTCGCACGTGGCGGCGCTGGGGGTCGACTTCTCGCTGCCAGCGATGGGCGAGGCGTTCGCTGATGGCGTCTTCGTCGGCGAGCACGGCAGTTGGAACCGGCCCAATCCTGTGGGCTACAAGGTGATCTTCGTGCCGTTCAGCAATGGCCGGCCGGCAGGTGAGCCGGTGGACTTCGCCACCGGCTTCAGGGGGGAAGACGGCAAGACCCGCGGCCGGCCGGTCGGGGTCACGGTCGATCCGCGCGGGGCGTTGATCATTGCCGATGACCTGGCCAATACGGTGTGGCGAGTGACGCGCAATCAGTAG
- a CDS encoding DUF2231 domain-containing protein: protein MTVTTQPVYRCTPGPLHATLLAGTVPLFLGGLLSDIAYYQSYQIQWSNFAAWLIAGGLLFCGLALLFGLLNLIRAEHKGGRALVYFLVLLATWLLGLVNAFEHAKDAWAVMPSGLVLSVIVSALACIATWIGLTNLRSGGAQ from the coding sequence GTGACTGTTACCACTCAACCTGTCTATCGCTGCACGCCAGGTCCGCTGCACGCGACCTTGCTGGCCGGTACTGTGCCGCTGTTTCTCGGCGGTTTGCTCAGTGACATCGCCTACTACCAGAGCTACCAGATCCAGTGGAGCAATTTCGCCGCCTGGCTAATCGCTGGCGGCTTGCTGTTCTGCGGGCTGGCGTTGCTGTTCGGGTTGCTCAATCTGATCCGTGCCGAGCATAAAGGCGGGCGTGCGCTGGTGTATTTCCTGGTGCTGCTGGCCACCTGGCTGCTGGGCCTGGTCAATGCCTTCGAGCATGCCAAGGACGCCTGGGCGGTAATGCCCTCGGGCCTGGTGCTGTCGGTGATCGTCAGCGCGCTGGCCTGTATCGCGACCTGGATCGGCCTGACCAACTTGCGATCGGGAGGTGCGCAATGA
- the chrA gene encoding chromate efflux transporter, whose translation MSDTPETNTRPWAVLLIFLRLGLTSFGGPIAHLGYFRDEFVIRRHWLSERSYADLVALCQFLPGPASSQVGIALGLSRAGYRGALAAWVGFTLPSALALVLVALSLARYAHAIAPGVLQGLQMVAIAVIAQAVWGMARALCPDIPRIIFMAVATCAALLLPSAGGQITVIALAASSGFLLFKPSQGTPHEPLPITIRRRAALLWLSLFCALLIGLPILAELSANQALAQFDAFYRVGSMVFGGGHVVLPLLEAEVVASGWVSRDTFLAGYGLVQAVPGPLFTFAAFLGASMNGAPSGWAGGLICLVAIFLPSFLLVVGVLPLWERLRRNTRAQAALMGINAAVVGLLLAALVRPITATAQHAPQDLALALLALVALMLGKLPPWLVVIAGGAAGWLLSFF comes from the coding sequence ATGTCCGATACCCCAGAGACCAACACTCGCCCATGGGCGGTCTTGCTGATCTTTCTGCGCTTGGGCCTGACCTCGTTCGGTGGGCCGATTGCCCACCTGGGGTACTTTCGCGATGAGTTCGTCATACGCCGGCACTGGCTGAGCGAGCGCAGCTATGCCGACCTGGTTGCGCTGTGCCAGTTCCTGCCGGGCCCGGCCAGTAGCCAAGTGGGTATCGCCCTGGGCTTGTCGCGCGCCGGCTACCGTGGCGCGCTGGCGGCGTGGGTCGGTTTCACTTTGCCTTCGGCGCTTGCCCTGGTGCTGGTCGCCCTGAGCCTGGCCCGGTATGCACACGCGATTGCCCCAGGCGTGCTGCAAGGTCTGCAGATGGTGGCAATTGCAGTCATCGCGCAGGCAGTGTGGGGCATGGCGCGCGCATTGTGCCCGGACATCCCGCGCATCATCTTCATGGCAGTGGCGACCTGCGCGGCGCTACTGCTGCCGTCAGCGGGCGGCCAGATCACCGTCATCGCCCTCGCTGCCAGCAGCGGTTTTTTGCTGTTCAAGCCAAGCCAAGGCACACCCCATGAGCCACTGCCGATCACGATCCGCCGCCGCGCTGCGTTGCTGTGGCTGTCGCTGTTTTGCGCCCTGCTGATCGGTTTGCCGATCCTCGCCGAGCTGTCTGCCAATCAGGCCCTGGCGCAGTTTGATGCGTTCTACCGGGTAGGCTCGATGGTGTTTGGCGGCGGCCATGTGGTACTGCCGTTGCTGGAGGCTGAAGTGGTAGCCAGTGGCTGGGTCAGCCGCGACACCTTCCTGGCAGGCTACGGACTCGTGCAAGCGGTACCGGGGCCGCTCTTCACCTTCGCGGCGTTTCTGGGCGCTTCGATGAACGGCGCGCCTAGCGGCTGGGCGGGCGGGCTGATCTGTCTAGTGGCGATTTTCCTGCCTTCGTTTCTGCTGGTTGTGGGTGTGCTGCCGCTGTGGGAGCGTCTGCGCCGTAACACGCGTGCACAAGCGGCGTTGATGGGCATCAATGCCGCCGTGGTCGGGCTGTTGCTGGCCGCCCTGGTGCGACCGATAACGGCCACCGCGCAGCATGCGCCACAAGACCTGGCCCTGGCACTGTTGGCCCTGGTTGCGCTGATGCTGGGCAAACTTCCTCCCTGGCTGGTAGTTATCGCAGGTGGCGCGGCCGGTTGGTTGTTGAGCTTTTTTTGA
- a CDS encoding DUF3455 domain-containing protein — translation MNAKPILSLIPRTLAIAGLSLTLHSAYAQTGLPDAVKVPDGYKVVMETVGVGEITYQCRDKANAPGQSEWFFVGPKAVLNDRAGKAVGSYFGPPATWQAKDGSKVTGTQLAVAPASKADLPYQLVKANPAEGQGAMIGVSYIQRLATQGGVAPSTPCSAANKGEQQVVKYQADYIFWAAK, via the coding sequence ATGAATGCCAAACCCATCCTCAGTCTCATCCCCCGCACGCTGGCCATCGCCGGCCTGTCGCTGACCCTGCACAGTGCCTACGCCCAGACCGGCCTGCCCGACGCGGTGAAAGTCCCCGATGGCTACAAAGTGGTCATGGAAACCGTCGGAGTCGGCGAGATCACCTACCAATGCCGGGACAAGGCCAACGCCCCCGGCCAGAGCGAATGGTTCTTCGTCGGCCCCAAGGCCGTGCTCAATGACCGCGCCGGCAAAGCCGTTGGCAGCTACTTCGGCCCGCCCGCCACCTGGCAGGCCAAGGATGGCTCGAAAGTCACCGGCACACAGCTGGCCGTGGCGCCAGCGAGCAAGGCCGACCTGCCCTATCAGTTGGTCAAGGCCAATCCGGCCGAGGGCCAGGGCGCGATGATCGGCGTTAGCTACATCCAGCGCCTGGCCACCCAAGGCGGCGTGGCACCGAGCACCCCGTGCAGCGCGGCCAACAAAGGTGAGCAACAGGTGGTGAAGTACCAGGCCGACTACATTTTCTGGGCGGCCAAGTAA
- a CDS encoding sigma-70 family RNA polymerase sigma factor, giving the protein MPEPGFDYQGCLAACAQGQRQALRELYDLESARLLGVARRIVRDSATAEDVVHDAFVRIWTGAGSFDPSRGSARGWIYSITRHLALNFIRDGARLVPAGEEDEPVSAVSEQQPGFDLQARSAKIFDCLDQLEPSRRSCILHAYVDGCTHAEIAQKLGAPLGTVKAWIKRGLSALRECMG; this is encoded by the coding sequence TTGCCCGAACCCGGCTTCGATTACCAAGGCTGTCTTGCAGCCTGCGCGCAGGGCCAGCGCCAGGCCCTGCGCGAACTGTATGACCTGGAAAGCGCACGCTTGCTCGGGGTCGCCCGGCGCATCGTGCGCGACAGCGCCACGGCCGAGGATGTGGTCCACGATGCCTTTGTCAGGATATGGACCGGCGCTGGCAGTTTCGATCCAAGCCGAGGTTCGGCACGCGGCTGGATCTACAGCATCACCCGCCATCTGGCGCTGAACTTCATTCGCGATGGCGCACGCCTGGTGCCTGCCGGAGAGGAGGATGAGCCAGTGTCAGCCGTCTCTGAACAGCAGCCTGGCTTCGACCTGCAAGCACGCTCGGCGAAGATCTTCGACTGCCTCGACCAGCTAGAGCCCTCCCGGCGCAGCTGCATCCTGCATGCCTACGTCGATGGCTGCACGCACGCCGAGATCGCGCAGAAACTCGGCGCGCCGCTGGGCACCGTCAAAGCCTGGATCAAGCGTGGCTTGAGCGCATTGCGGGAGTGCATGGGATGA
- a CDS encoding anti-sigma factor: MITHHSDERPDELQQLAGEYVLGTLPGEQQRAVQARLQHDPALRAAVDAWEQRLLELTTLAEPQQPSPQLRQRIERSLDSLGSPAPSTSRQPADSWWNLLPLWRGLAGAGLFASLLMALALLLGDPPPATPTYLVVLVAPHSQAPGWVVQASDRQQVQLIPLGETVIPADKALQFWTKADHWQAPVSLGLVKPGQTLSLPLDKLPPLEANQLFELTLEGVQGSPTGKPTGPIQFIGRAVKVI, from the coding sequence ATGATCACCCACCACAGCGACGAGCGCCCTGATGAGCTGCAGCAACTGGCTGGCGAGTACGTCCTGGGCACGTTGCCTGGCGAGCAACAACGCGCGGTGCAAGCACGCCTGCAACACGACCCGGCCCTGCGCGCGGCGGTGGATGCCTGGGAGCAGCGGCTGCTGGAGTTGACAACGCTTGCCGAACCTCAACAGCCCAGCCCACAGCTGCGCCAGCGCATCGAACGCAGCCTGGACAGCCTTGGGTCACCCGCCCCGTCAACGTCGCGCCAACCGGCCGACTCGTGGTGGAACCTGCTGCCCTTGTGGCGTGGCTTGGCAGGAGCCGGGCTGTTCGCCAGCCTGCTCATGGCCCTTGCCCTGCTGCTGGGCGACCCACCGCCAGCCACCCCCACTTACCTGGTGGTGCTGGTGGCGCCACACAGCCAGGCACCTGGCTGGGTGGTGCAAGCCAGCGATCGCCAACAGGTACAGTTGATCCCCTTGGGCGAAACGGTCATTCCGGCAGACAAAGCCCTGCAATTCTGGACCAAGGCTGACCACTGGCAGGCGCCGGTGTCACTGGGTTTGGTCAAGCCTGGGCAAACCCTCTCGCTGCCGTTGGACAAGCTGCCGCCGCTTGAAGCGAACCAGCTGTTCGAGCTGACTCTGGAGGGCGTACAGGGCTCGCCGACGGGCAAACCTACCGGGCCAATCCAGTTCATCGGGCGCGCGGTGAAAGTCATCTGA
- a CDS encoding potassium transporter Kup, with amino-acid sequence MSQAATAADQSNHGRTTGIGMLVAAVGVVYGDIGTSPLYTLKEVFSGHYGVQASHDGVLGILSLVLWSLVWVVTIKYVLFILRADNQGEGGIMALTALARRAAAPFPRLSRVLVLLGLFGAALFYGDSMITPAISVLSAVEGLQLAFDGIDHWVVPLAVIVLVGLFLIQKHGTARIGILFGPVMVLWFVVLGALGIHGIVQRPEVLLALNPAWAVQFFVVHPGMGVAILGAVVLALTGAEALYADMGHFGRKPIARAWFLLVLPGLVLNYFGQGALILDNPEAVRNPFYLLAPSWALLPMVALSTLATIIASQAVISGAFSLTRQAIQLGYVPRMFIQHTSSHEQGQIYIGTVNWALMVGVVLLVIGFESSSALAAAYGVAVTGTMLITTLLSAAVVLLLWKTPRWLAIPMLLGFLLVDSLYFAANAPKIVQGGAFPVIAGLALFVLMTTWKRGRKIIFERLDEAALALPLFIASIQAQPPHRVQGTAVFLTARTDAVPHALLHNLLHNQVLHEQVVLLTVVAEDSPRVRPEQRLEVEAYGAGFFRVTLHFGFIEEPDVPLALSLCQRQDLDFSPMRTTYFLSRETVIATKRMGMARWREQLFAFLLKNANSNLKYFQLPLNRVIELGTQVEM; translated from the coding sequence GTGAGCCAAGCAGCGACCGCAGCAGATCAGTCCAACCACGGTAGAACCACAGGTATCGGCATGCTCGTCGCCGCAGTCGGCGTGGTCTATGGCGATATCGGCACCAGCCCGCTGTACACCCTAAAAGAAGTGTTTTCCGGCCACTATGGCGTGCAAGCCAGTCACGATGGCGTGCTGGGCATTCTGTCGCTGGTGCTCTGGTCATTGGTCTGGGTGGTCACGATCAAATACGTGTTGTTCATCCTGCGCGCCGACAACCAAGGCGAGGGCGGGATCATGGCCTTGACCGCGCTGGCGCGGCGGGCAGCGGCGCCTTTTCCCCGGCTGAGCAGGGTGCTGGTGCTGCTTGGCTTGTTTGGCGCAGCGCTGTTCTACGGCGACAGCATGATTACCCCGGCCATTTCGGTGCTGTCGGCTGTAGAGGGCCTGCAGCTGGCCTTCGACGGCATCGACCATTGGGTGGTACCGCTGGCCGTGATCGTGCTGGTTGGGCTGTTCTTGATCCAGAAACATGGCACGGCGCGCATCGGCATTCTGTTCGGGCCAGTGATGGTGCTGTGGTTCGTGGTCTTGGGTGCCCTGGGCATCCATGGCATCGTCCAGCGCCCGGAAGTGCTGCTGGCGCTCAACCCTGCCTGGGCGGTGCAGTTCTTCGTGGTTCATCCGGGCATGGGCGTGGCCATCCTTGGCGCAGTGGTGCTGGCGTTGACCGGGGCCGAAGCGCTGTATGCCGACATGGGCCATTTTGGCCGTAAACCGATCGCTCGGGCCTGGTTCCTGCTGGTACTGCCGGGGCTGGTGCTCAACTACTTCGGCCAAGGCGCGTTGATCCTCGACAACCCAGAGGCAGTGCGCAATCCGTTCTACCTGCTGGCGCCGAGCTGGGCGCTGCTGCCGATGGTCGCGCTGTCGACCCTGGCGACCATCATCGCCTCGCAGGCGGTGATATCCGGTGCCTTCTCGCTCACCCGCCAGGCGATTCAGCTGGGCTATGTGCCGCGCATGTTCATCCAGCACACCTCCAGTCACGAACAGGGGCAGATCTACATCGGCACGGTGAACTGGGCGTTGATGGTCGGCGTGGTGCTGCTGGTGATCGGATTCGAGTCATCCAGTGCATTGGCGGCGGCCTACGGGGTGGCTGTGACAGGCACCATGTTGATCACCACGCTGCTGTCCGCGGCGGTGGTCTTGCTGTTGTGGAAGACCCCGCGCTGGCTGGCGATCCCCATGCTGCTCGGGTTCCTGCTGGTCGACAGCCTGTACTTTGCCGCCAATGCGCCGAAGATCGTGCAGGGCGGGGCGTTCCCGGTGATTGCCGGCTTAGCGCTGTTCGTGCTGATGACTACCTGGAAGCGCGGGCGCAAGATCATCTTCGAGCGGCTGGATGAAGCCGCGCTGGCGCTGCCGCTGTTCATCGCCAGCATCCAGGCGCAGCCACCGCATCGGGTGCAGGGCACTGCGGTGTTTCTCACCGCCAGGACCGATGCGGTACCGCATGCCTTGCTGCATAACCTGCTGCACAACCAGGTGCTGCATGAGCAGGTGGTGTTGCTCACGGTGGTCGCCGAAGACTCGCCGCGGGTCAGGCCCGAGCAGCGCTTGGAGGTCGAGGCCTATGGCGCCGGATTCTTCCGCGTCACCCTGCATTTTGGCTTCATCGAAGAGCCTGATGTGCCGCTCGCCCTTAGCCTGTGCCAGCGCCAGGACCTGGACTTCAGCCCGATGCGCACCACCTATTTCCTCAGTCGCGAGACGGTTATCGCCACCAAGCGCATGGGCATGGCGCGATGGCGCGAGCAGTTGTTCGCGTTCTTGCTGAAGAACGCCAACAGCAATCTCAAGTACTTCCAATTGCCGCTCAACCGGGTGATCGAGCTGGGCACTCAGGTGGAGATGTAG
- a CDS encoding anti-virulence regulator CigR family protein produces MPTLNSLLCAVLAVTLSSTAALSLADPGNGKGKGHDKGGQHGKQDPASANHRHGGPSIDVAGVRIILGDNRDYWSPGAALPPGIQKNLARGKPLPPAIAKKLDSRLLGRLPHYEGYEWQQAGKDLLLITLATGVIYEVLHNVLD; encoded by the coding sequence ATGCCCACGCTCAACTCGCTGCTCTGTGCGGTGCTTGCCGTTACGCTGAGCAGCACAGCAGCGCTATCGCTTGCTGACCCTGGCAATGGCAAAGGCAAGGGACACGACAAGGGTGGCCAGCACGGCAAGCAGGACCCGGCAAGCGCGAACCATCGGCACGGCGGACCTTCGATCGATGTCGCAGGGGTCAGGATCATTCTTGGCGACAATCGTGACTACTGGAGCCCGGGAGCGGCTTTGCCGCCGGGCATCCAGAAAAACCTGGCTCGGGGCAAGCCACTCCCGCCCGCTATTGCCAAGAAACTGGACAGCCGCCTGCTGGGCCGCCTACCTCATTACGAGGGCTATGAATGGCAACAGGCAGGCAAGGACCTGTTGCTGATCACCCTCGCCACCGGCGTTATTTATGAAGTGCTGCACAATGTGCTGGATTGA
- a CDS encoding OprD family porin yields the protein MSQAVFRGATCGLLCGWLPVAGAAGFIDDSKLKVQLRNVYFNENFRDEQGMSARAAASAKSERVEWAQGFLLDYQSGFTQGTLGLGLDAMGLLGVRLDSGRGRSGTGLLPVDDDGRAADEFASAGLTAKARLGQTVVKHGTLLPKTPVLVYNDARLVPQTYQGTQLTSTDVDGLTLTAGYLDRFKLRDSTDSTGLYLDGYGGSESGDFSFAGADYAISKQLRVSYFHAQLEHFYRQDYAGLVHDLSLAGGVFTSDLRYFKSRDSGAAHGGKIDNHMISGQVSYTHSGHTLGAGYQMLDGDAGLPYISGATVYSFSNVGIGKFIEEQEKTWMASYAYNFAAAGIPGLTFMTRYLSGDNGRSGDDGLAEWERDIELAYVVQAGVAKGLGVKLRNYVYRSDFSRGRDSNRIYLTYEIAIW from the coding sequence ATGTCCCAAGCTGTTTTCCGTGGGGCCACTTGTGGCCTGCTCTGCGGTTGGTTGCCTGTGGCCGGCGCTGCCGGATTTATCGACGACAGCAAGCTCAAAGTGCAGCTGCGCAACGTCTACTTCAACGAAAACTTTCGCGACGAACAAGGCATGAGCGCCCGCGCTGCGGCGAGCGCCAAGAGTGAGCGAGTGGAATGGGCGCAGGGTTTTCTGCTCGACTACCAATCAGGCTTCACTCAAGGCACATTGGGCCTTGGGCTCGATGCCATGGGTCTGCTCGGCGTGCGCCTCGATTCAGGCCGCGGGCGTAGTGGGACCGGCTTGCTGCCAGTTGATGACGATGGCCGGGCAGCAGACGAGTTCGCCAGTGCCGGGCTGACGGCCAAGGCGCGCCTGGGACAGACCGTGGTCAAGCATGGCACCCTGCTGCCCAAGACGCCGGTGCTGGTCTACAACGATGCGCGGCTTGTGCCGCAGACCTACCAGGGTACGCAACTGACCAGTACCGATGTCGATGGCCTGACCTTGACCGCCGGCTACCTGGATCGTTTCAAGCTGCGTGACTCAACCGATAGCACCGGTTTGTACCTCGATGGCTACGGTGGCAGCGAGTCTGGCGATTTCAGCTTCGCTGGCGCCGACTATGCCATCAGCAAGCAACTGCGTGTGAGCTACTTCCACGCTCAGCTAGAGCATTTCTACCGCCAGGACTATGCCGGCCTGGTCCACGACCTGTCGTTGGCCGGCGGGGTGTTCACCAGCGACTTGCGCTACTTCAAGAGTCGCGATAGCGGCGCCGCCCATGGCGGCAAGATCGACAATCACATGATCAGCGGCCAGGTATCGTATACCCACTCCGGGCACACACTCGGTGCCGGTTACCAAATGCTCGACGGTGACGCCGGGTTGCCTTACATCAGCGGTGCAACGGTCTACTCGTTCAGCAACGTCGGTATCGGCAAGTTCATCGAAGAACAAGAGAAGACCTGGATGGCCAGCTACGCCTACAACTTCGCCGCCGCCGGCATTCCGGGCCTGACCTTCATGACGCGGTATCTGAGCGGTGACAATGGCCGTTCAGGCGACGATGGACTGGCGGAATGGGAGCGTGACATCGAGTTGGCCTATGTGGTTCAGGCAGGTGTAGCGAAGGGGCTGGGGGTGAAACTGCGCAATTACGTCTATCGCTCGGACTTCTCCCGTGGTCGTGACAGCAACCGCATCTACCTGACTTACGAGATTGCCATCTGGTAG
- a CDS encoding CitMHS family transporter, producing the protein MLALLGLIMVVTFTYLIMSKRLSPIVALTVVPIVFALIGGFAPELGKMMLDGLKMVAPSAALLLFAILFFGLMIDAGLFDPLIRKILKRVNGDPIKIAIGTALLSLLVALDGDGTTTYMITCAAMLPLYKRIGMNPMILATVSMLSLSIMSGMSPWGGPATRAIAALGLDATEYFIPMLPTVIGGAVWVVFTAYLLGRAERRRIGNIALESGGGNCYIKEILGDNPHKRPRLAYVNLALVIAVMTALVLGVMHSALLFMIGFVAALMINYPQLDLQKERILAHSGNAMTVVLLVFAAGIFAGIFSGTKMVDALAQTLVDWIPEAWSHWFPLVVALTSMPLTFVLSNDAYYFGVVPILANAAAAYGIDPIEIARASVLGQPVHLMSPLVASTLLLVGMVDRDIGDFQKATVKWAVLTSLVITALALLTGALSFFV; encoded by the coding sequence ATGCTCGCACTCCTGGGCCTGATCATGGTGGTGACCTTCACCTACCTGATCATGAGTAAACGCCTTTCACCGATTGTTGCGCTCACCGTGGTGCCGATTGTCTTCGCCCTCATCGGTGGCTTTGCCCCTGAACTTGGCAAGATGATGCTCGATGGCTTGAAGATGGTGGCGCCCTCGGCAGCCCTGTTGCTGTTCGCCATTCTGTTCTTCGGCCTGATGATCGACGCCGGCCTGTTCGATCCACTGATCCGTAAGATTCTCAAACGCGTCAACGGCGACCCGATCAAGATCGCCATCGGCACTGCGTTGCTGTCGCTGCTGGTAGCGCTCGATGGCGACGGCACCACCACTTACATGATTACCTGCGCGGCAATGCTGCCGCTGTACAAGCGCATCGGCATGAACCCGATGATCCTGGCCACGGTGTCGATGCTGTCGTTGAGCATCATGAGTGGCATGAGCCCCTGGGGAGGGCCGGCCACTCGAGCCATTGCCGCGCTCGGGCTGGACGCGACCGAATACTTCATTCCAATGCTGCCGACAGTGATCGGTGGAGCTGTCTGGGTGGTGTTCACCGCCTACCTGCTGGGGCGCGCGGAGCGCCGGCGAATCGGCAACATTGCCTTGGAATCCGGTGGCGGCAACTGCTATATCAAGGAAATCCTCGGCGACAACCCGCATAAGCGTCCGCGCCTGGCGTATGTGAACCTGGCGCTGGTGATCGCCGTGATGACTGCCTTGGTGCTGGGTGTCATGCACTCCGCGCTGCTGTTCATGATCGGCTTCGTCGCGGCGCTGATGATCAACTACCCACAGCTGGACTTGCAGAAAGAGCGCATCCTGGCCCATTCGGGCAATGCCATGACCGTGGTCCTGCTGGTGTTTGCCGCGGGTATCTTCGCCGGGATCTTCTCCGGCACCAAGATGGTCGACGCCCTGGCGCAGACCCTGGTCGACTGGATTCCCGAAGCATGGAGCCACTGGTTCCCGCTGGTGGTTGCGCTGACCAGCATGCCGCTGACCTTCGTGCTGTCCAACGACGCCTACTACTTCGGCGTGGTACCGATCCTGGCCAACGCGGCGGCTGCCTATGGCATCGACCCGATAGAAATCGCTCGCGCCTCGGTGCTGGGTCAGCCGGTGCACCTGATGAGCCCGTTGGTGGCCTCGACCCTGCTCCTGGTGGGCATGGTCGACCGCGACATCGGTGACTTCCAGAAGGCCACCGTGAAATGGGCGGTGCTGACTTCGTTGGTCATTACCGCACTGGCCTTGCTCACGGGGGCCTTGTCCTTCTTCGTCTGA